One region of Juglans regia cultivar Chandler chromosome 4, Walnut 2.0, whole genome shotgun sequence genomic DNA includes:
- the LOC108990196 gene encoding uncharacterized protein LOC108990196, translated as MATRRHVQNLGGLNAGNEEDGCSIEQFNQMHPPTFDGRGDPTLAEDWIQDIEEILCVLNCTDRQKVLYSAFKLTGEAKRWWISERTIREADGRGVVSWLHFKQIFYDRFFPRSIRDARAKDFVDLVHGTMTVHQYAARYIELSRFALYLIPDEEKKTRKFEEGLNNHIYERVVALQIQNFSELVDKATIVERGLKRGVEL; from the coding sequence ATGGCTACTCGACGTCATGTTCAAAATCTTGGAGGCTTAAATGCAGGAAATGAAGAGGATGGATGCAGCATAGAGCAGTTCAATCAGATGCACCCTCCCACTTTTGATGGTCGTGGCGACCCTACCTTAGCTGAGGATTGGATccaggacattgaggagatacTCTGTGTCTTAAATTGTACTGACAGACAGAAAGTATTGTACTCTGCCTTCAAGTTGACCGGTGAGGCTAAACGATGGTGGATATCAGAGAGAACCATCAgggaagctgatgggaggggAGTGGTTAGCTGGCTCCACTTCAAGCAGATTTTCTATGATCGTTTCTTCCCAAGATCAATTAGGGACGCTAGGGCCAAGGACTTTGTCGATTTAGTACATGGTACTATGACGGTGCACCAGTATGCGGCCAGATATATTGAACTATCACGCTTTGCCTTATATCTTATAcccgatgaggagaagaagaccCGAAAATTTGAGGAGGGACTAAATAACCACATTTATGAGCGAGTGGTTGCCCTTCAGATCCAGAACTTCTCAGAATTAGTAGATAAGGCCACAATAGTCGAGCGAGGCCTCAAGAGAGGAGTTGAACTTTAG